The Mucilaginibacter sp. PAMB04168 genome contains the following window.
CCATCCAGTAATTGGCATAGCGGTCTGTTAAGCCTTTGGGGCTTAAGCCCAGATATGAATACTGTGCCCAAAATAACGGCCCAACATTACCCGGTGAACCATTGTGCTTTAGCCGGATAGGGTAACCGTACACTTTTATATTCGTATCTATACCGCCTTTACGCGCCCAGCCCTCATGATAAACCTGGGCGGGAACGCCATGTGTGGGCGAGGAGGCAGCCATAATATACATGATAAGGCATTCGTTGTACCCTGTTACGGCAAAATTCATTTTCCATCCAACCCGTGGCGACCAGTGCCAATAAAGTACGTTTTTATCGCCATTCCGGTACCAGTTCCAGTCAATCTCTTTCCAAAGCTTATCAATACGGGTAGCCAGCTGCTTTTCGGCAGTGTTGCCATTTCTAAAGTACTGCCGCACACATAACAAACCTTGAGCCAGGTAAGCTGTTTCTACCAGGTCGCCACCGTCATCATTTGCACCAAAGGGTTTCACTTTACCGGTTTCGCCATACATCCAGTGCGGCCATGCGCCATGAAATCTGTCGGCCTTTTCTAAAAAGCTAATTGCTTTTTGCAGGCGCTGAAAACCGGCTTGCCTGGTAATATAATGACGGTCTATAGCAGCAATAATGGCCATAACACCAAAACCAGCTGCACCGGTTGCCACTACGTTTTTATCGTTTAGCGGATAGTCTCCATCAGCATGATAGCGCTCGCGGGCCAGGCCCGAGTTAGGTTCGGCGCCATCCCAAAAGTATTGGAACGTTTGCCGTTCCACCAAATTAAGTAACTGCTCATCGGTAAGTTTCTTTTTAGAAGTAATAGCTTTAGTAGATTGCCCTAACGCCGTTCCGGTGCTTAGAGCAATTGCTAACAAAAAGAGAGATATTCCAATATACTTCATTAAAAATTAAGGTTGACGATTAGCAGATCGCTATGGGTTGAGATTATTAACTTAAGCGTTCTGCTTAAGTATAACAGTAAACTTAAATTGAATAGGTGGAGCTGCATTAATCGCTCCACCTATCTAAAAATTAGTAACCCGGATTTTGTTTCAGATTACCGCCGCTCAAATCAATTTGCTGTTGCGGTATAGGGAACACGGCCCTTGTTGCGTTCCAGGTTTTTCCATCGGCAGTAAACGCCGCGGCTGCACGGCCCGGTTGTACGGCATCCTGGCGCACCAGGTCAAAAAAGCGGTCTTGTTCCATGGCCAGTTCAACACGGCGCTCGTGCCAAATTTGCTGTAGGGTAGGTATGCCGGTTAGCTCGGCAACCTTGGCTCTTCTGCGCAAGGCGTTAATATCAGTCCGGGCTGCACCGCCCTGGCCAATTTGCGAAGCTGCTTCGGCATGGATGAGCAATACTTCGGCATAACGAATAACCATTACATGTTTAGGTAAACGATCAGGATTGCCACAATTAGGCTCAGCCTCGCGGCTATAATAGGCTTTGTAGTTGTAGCGCTGATTTTGTACCGAATCCTGCGTAGGAACCCTAAAGCCATCGTACAAGATAGTGCCAACTGAATTAGCACCGTTAGAAGGATTAATTGTTATAATGGTCGCATTTTTACGAACATCATTTGGCTCATATTCATTAGCCAGGCTTACCGAAGGATTGTTGAAGCCATAACCACGGTCTACCCAGCCGTTCTTACCACCGGCGCGAGGGCCTTGAGCAACGGTAAATCTATCAATAGCAGCGTTACAGGCCAGGTTTTGGCCGGCCTGTATTTCAAATATAGACTCACGGCTATTATTACCTGACTGTCTGAAGAGTTGTGTAAAATCGTTCAGCAATCCATAAGTGCCATCTGTAATAACGGCTTGCGACGTGTTATAGGCATTTTGATAATCTTTGTTATACAAGTATACTTTAGCTAACAGCGCCTGAGCTGCACCCTTGCTTGCACGGCCAACATCGGCACTGTTGTTGGCAATTACAGGCAGGTTATTAGCTGCAAAGGTGAGGTCATCAATAACAAACTTATAAATATCGGCAGCTGCTGCTCGCGTTTGGAACTGCGGTAAGTTGACTTCGCTGGCAGCTGGTACGCGATTTAACAAGGGTACACCGCCGAAAATGCGTACAAGGTTAAAGTAAAACATGCCGCGTAGAAAACGTGCTTCGCCTATAAGCCGGTTCTTGGTGGTGGCATCAAACTGTGCATTCTGTAGTTGTGATAGCGCCTGGTTGGCACGTGCAATGGCTTGGTAGTAGCCTTTCCAAATATTATTTACCACACCGTTATTACCATTGGCTTGCAATTGATCAATTGCATTAGCATCGCCATAATCTTGCGGCGTACTGCCCTTGTCGGCATCGTCTGATGCAATATCGCCCAATATGGTAAACTGAAACCCGCGCACATCGTTGCCAAACGCGTCGCCGGCAAAAAATATATTGTAAATACCGGTTACTAAGTTTGTCGCCACATTAGGATCGGAAATGATTTGTTCTTCGGTGATCTGAGCTTGTGGATTGATGTCAAGTGAGTCTTTACAGGAGTATCCTGTGCTCAAAAGCAGCGTCGTAAAAGTGGCAATTGCCGTAGCTTTATATAGTGTTTTCATGGATGACGGTTGGATTAAAATTCAACATTAAGACCAAAAGAGAAAGTGCGTGTTGTAGGGTAGCCGTTAAGATCTATACCCGAGTTAAGCACATCTGTTGTTAAAATTTCCGGGGTAAAACCGGTATATCGTTTAGCGGTAAACAGGTTTTGAGAGGTAGCATAAATTCTTACCCGGTTTAATTTAAAACGTTTTAACACATCAGCTGGTAGCGTATAACCCAGTGTCAGGTTATTCAGTCTTAAGAATGCGCCCGACTCAACGAAGTACGTTGATGCTGGCAAATTTTGAGCAATAACTTGCGGATTTACACTTGACGGGTTACTTGGCGTCCAACGGTTTTGTACATAATCGGCTTGTACGTTATCACTTGGGTTTGCTCTGAAAGCTTTACGGCCGTTGTAAATTTTATTACCCCAGTTGCCGTAAAAATCAGCGCTCAAGTCCCAGTTTTGATAATCGAGCCCGACATTGAACCCACCGTAAAATTTGGGTTGGTAAGAACCTACATAGGTACGGTCATACGTGTCAACTACACCATCAGGTACACCATTAGGGCCGCTTAAGTCGGCAAACATCATACCGCCAACAGATTTGCCGTAGCCATTAAGGTTATATGCAGGCGCGGCGTTAACTTCACTTTGGTTTTGGAAAATGCCGGTTTGCTGTAATACGTAAAAACTAGCTATAGGTTGGTTGTTGTCGGTACGGGTAATGCTTCCCTGGTTACCAATGCCGCCGCCAACAAGCGCCTGGCCGCCGTTTAGGCCTATTACCTTGTTTTTATTATAGTTGATGTTACCACCAATGTTATAGCCCAGTTTACCTATTTTATCGCTCCATTTGGCAGAGAACTCAATACCTGTGTTTTGATAAGAAGCGGCATTAGTTACGTAGATAGCATCTGGGTCGCCCAAAATACCAGGAATACTCACGTTAGTTAACGCATCGCGTACTTTTTTACTATAGTAATCTATTTCACCAGTAAGTTTGTTTTTAAAGAGGCCATACTCCAAACCAATGTCCCACTGATCGGTACGTTCCCATTTAAGATTAGGGTCTTTAATATCCTGTATAGCTGTGCCTAATGATAAGCCATTGTTAAAGAAATAGGGTAGGTTAGGTGTTGCTGTGGTTACAAATAAACCCTGGCTAATATTATCATTACCTAACTGGCCCCAGCTACCCCGAAGCTTTAAGTGACTGATGAGGTTACTGCTTTTAAGGAAGCCTTCTTCTGACAGCACCCAGCCCGCACTAACGGTAGGGAAGTAACCGAACTTTTCGCTGAACCTCGAGCTGCCATCAGCCCTGAATGAGGCGCTGAACAGGTACTTGCCTGCATAGCTGTAGTTTACCCGGCCAAGATAAGATAGCCTTTTGAACAGGGTGCCATTATTAGCATAAGTGGCACCAACCTCAGGATTGCCCACATCAAGGTACCACAGGTCTTGACTTTCAGGCACGTCGCGGCGTGTGCCGGAAAGCAATTCGGTGCGTATGTATTCTTGTGTATAACCCCCCAGCACAGTAAAGTTGTGCTTGCCAAATGTCTGCTGCCAGGTAATCGTATTGTCCCAAATGGTACGGAACGATTCATCGTTTTGTACCAGCAAGGTGCTGTACGGGTTAAATTGCTGACCGCCGGCTACCGTAAAGGTATTTTGATCGGCTGCGAAGCGGTAGTTGTAATTACGCAATTTGTTCCAGTACGTATCTGCGTTAAGTGCTGTACGCAGGGTTATTGACTTGATCGGTTTGTATTCGAGGTAAATATTGCCCTGTACACGGTTGTTAATGGTTTGGTTGTTTGTTTTATTCAGGCTAAGCAATGGGTTGCCCAGGTTGCCCCACAAACTGGTATTACCATAACGGCCGTTATCATCAATAGCCGGAATAACCGGTGCTGCCCGGTAAACATTACTATACACACCTTCCAGCGGTACAGGGCGCTCTTTACTGCGGGTTAAAGATAACTGTGTACCGAAGGTTAAGTTATCGGTTATTTTTACATCGATATTAGAGCGGAACGTGTAGCGGTTAAAGGCATTGGTTTTAACTAAGCCATTGTCGGTAAAAGTACCTACGCTAAAGAAGTAAGTTGTTTTTTCACTGCCGCCCGAAAGTGACAGATTGTGGCTCATTTGAAGGCCTTTTTTCAACACCTCATTATACCAATCGGTTGACCCAGGTGTAGTAAGTGGAGCTGCGTCAGAAGTTAATATAGTGGGGTTTGCATCGCGCAGGTAAGAAACATATTGCTCGCGGTTGGCCATCTGCACCCGGTTTGATAGTTCCCTGAAGCCGGCATTGGCATCATAGCGCACTACCGGTGGCCCGTTCTTCCCTTTGCGGGTGGTAATAATTACAACACCGTTAGCCGCTCGTACACCATATATAGCTGCAGATGCATCTTTAAGTACATCTATACTTATGATATCGTTATTGTTAATGTTACGGACATCATCCGTTAGTACGCCATCCACAACGTACAAAGGGTTTGCGCCCCCCAATACTGACCCGGTACCACGTATACGTAACTGAGGTTGAGAGTTGGGCTGACCCGAGCCAATTACCTGTACGCCTGCTACCTTTCCCTGCAAAGCTTGGGCAGGTGTTTGTACCGGCTGTTTGGCCAGTTCGGCACCACCTACATTGCCTACAGCGCCTGTAACGTCGCGCCGGCGTTGGGTGCCGTAGCCTACAACCACTACCTGTTCCAGGTTGCGGGTTGATGAGCTGAGCATAATATTTAAAGTGCTTTGACCATTTACAGAAACTGACCTTGTCATATACCCAATATAAGTAAATTGCAGGGTGGCGTTGGGCGCAGCGCTAACTGAAAAGCGACCATTAACATCAGTTTGGGTGCCTGCCGTACTGCCGTTCACCTTAACGGTAACGCCGGGCAATGGCGATTTGTCAACGCTGTCAGTTACTGTTCCGGTAACTGTAATGCTTTGCGCTAATACCGAAAAAGCGGAAAAGCAAAACACGACAAGAAGGATAATCCTTGTAAAAGTTTTTTTCATACTGTAGATAAATTAGTTAATCGGTGAGCTGATATCGGGGAGTAACAGCAAGGCGAAATTGAGTTTGATTTTTTGTTTGTACAAGCATTTCTACTTTCACATTATTACATCAACGTTCAATTAAACACTGGTACAAACCATATGTTTAAATATTTTAAGCTTAAAATGAGCTTTTAAAAGACTTGTGATGATAAAATAGATAACATGTAAATGAGTTGCAAAATGCTTAGCAGAAATGGGAATTAAGGTAGTATGAGAGGTAATGATGTAGTGCTAAAGCTCCATGAGAAACTCTACCAGGTTTTTATCATGAGGTATATTTAACTTCTTACGTAATCTGTACCGCCGAATTTCGACACCCCGCAACGTGATATTAAGTAGCGATGATAATTCTTTGCTACTCATATTCATTCTTAGATAGGCACAAAGCTTTACGTCATTCGGTACTAGTTCCGGATGTTGTGCTTTAAGTTTCTTGAAAAAGTTCTCGTGAGCTTCGTTAAAGCTTTTCTCAAAAAGGTTCCAATCTCGCTCATCGTTCATGCCATCGTTGATTACCTTTTGCACTTTGTTGATCTGATCTGTGGGTAGCCTTTTGCCATTTTCATCTTTTAGCTTTGCCAACTCATCACTCAGTTTTTGTAGCAATTCGTTTTTGTAAGCTACTGATAACGCTGAGTTAGACAGTTCGCGGTTTTTAGCATTTAGTTCAGACTGCAATTTTTCTGTTTGCAGCCGGTGTATCTCCCGCTCAGTTGCTTCGGCTTCAACTTTCAATTTTTCGTCTTGTTCTCTTTGCATTTGCTTGGCTATCCGCTGATGATCTTTTGCCAGCTTTCTGCGGTAGAGCTTTTTGCTAATCAAGACTAACACGCCAATTAATAGCATGTAAAGAATATAAGCCCATTTGCTAGCATACCAGGGTGGCAATACTTCAAAATCAAAACGGCTTACAGGGCTCATCACCGCATGGTTGATACGCGCACGCACTTTAAATATATAAGACCCAGTAGCCAGATTGGTGAAATCTTTTTGCGTAGCAGCACTCCAGTCTGACCATTGTTTGGAGTAACCCTCCAGAAAATATTGAAATCTCACATGGGCCTGGCGGTAGTATGGCAAGGCGTACGCTATTCGAAGATTGTTCCGGTTATTGGTTACTTTTAAAAGTGCGCCGGTACTGCCGTTTTCGCTTAAGGTTTTGTATCTATCAGTAATGTCATCAATTCGCCTTATAAGTACAGCCGGTAATTTACTGGAAACGTTTTTAGCATCGTCACCCGCTGCATCATAAATTACGAAACCATCGTCAACACTAATAAGATAAACAGAATTACTAATGCGACTTATGTTTTCATAAGATTGAACCATACGGCCGTCTAACACACTGAAGCGGGTATTATCAATGGGTAACTTACCAGGTTGCGAAAAATCGACCAAAGCCATTTTACCATGGTTTATAAACCAGTATTTATGCGCACCAGCATTAATAATTTTATTTGATGTAGCGAATGAGCCTAGCTTTTTATTTAAAACTACATATTTGCTAAAGCGATTACTTAGTTCATCGTATGTATAAAAGCCCGAACTTGAAGAGAAGACTATTTTGTTTTCTAAGTTGAATACATTGATGTTATAATCGCCTGGCAAACCGTTCTTTTCGTCAAATGCACGTTTTGCAATTACTTTCTTATAGTCGGTGCTTAATGTCAATTTGCTTAAACCTTTGTAAGCGTTACTCACCCAAATATCGCCCTTACTATCCTGCTCCACATGCCGTGATGGTTCGTCAAATCCAGCAATTGCGCCTTTCAATACCCACTTACCTGCGGCATTCTTATTATACAGCGCTAGTCCATTATAAGTACCCTGAATTAGAAAATTGGGATTTGAATTGAGCCTTTTAATGGTCCAGCCGCCGTTCATAGCCGAGATTCTTTCAATTCGGTCACCTACAACTTTGAATGTGCCATTATTGTGGCCGCAAAATAATTGCCCGTCTAATAAACTAAGGTCCCAAACCTGACCCTGGGAATTGGCAACCATGTGAAAGTTGAGCGAACTATTCTGTTGAGGCCACTCACTGTAAAACAGGCCTTGATTGGTACCTAGGTAAATTTTATTGTTCTGTATTATGCTTGAATAAACAGTGCCTAAATTACCGGTTTTATCAAAGTAGAAGTACAGCGGAGAACTTAGCTCGACACGGTCAATTCCATTGTCCAGCCCTGGCTAAAGATTTTCGTTACTGTCTGCATAGAGGCTGAGTACAGTGTTGTTTTGCAAGCCACTTATTTTGTTGATCTGCTGCACAATCCGGCCATCCTCATTAATAATGATGATTCCGTTAAGGATAGTTCCATAAACAAAGTACTTGCCCAGTACCCGCGCTCCATTGTTTAGCTGATTAACTTTTAAAAACGGATTTGCGGGTGTATTAAATGTGTTAAATGCTTTACCATCAAAAATGTATAGCCCCGATTTGTTAGTGCCAATAATAAATTGGTTGCTTTTGTAAGGCAACATGGAAAGGACACCATGAATCTTTTCACTGCCAGGGATAAAACTAAGCTTAACACCAACTAACTCGTACAGGCCTTTGTTAATCACTTCGGCAAAAAAACGACTGCCACATTTGTGAAGAAACAAGAATGGTGTCGGTGCCTTTACAACGTCGACATGGTTGTTTTGATAGATATAAATATGAGAGAATGATTGAAAAATAACCCGGCTACCATCAATATATATCTTCCATATCTCGCCGGCTAATGCACTCTGCCTGGGTATTAAGGAAGCTAAAGATTTAAAAACAAGTTTGTTTTGCTGGTAAGACCAGTAGCCAAACTCGCCAAAGCCACCGGTATATATACGTCCTGAATCATCGGCTGCTACAGCCCTTACAATTTGCCGATGTGGCATAACATATTGCTGCCAGTAACGGCCATCATAAACTAACAGTCCTTCTCCATTGCCGAAGTACATAATGCCATTCTTATCCTGAGTAACCGACCAATTTTGATTGCCTGAATTATAGACTGATTTATGATAGTTTTGAATATAAGGTACTCCAAGGCTTTTTATCTGCGCTCCGTATACAGAATTAAAATTTATAAAAAGCAGAAAGGCTATAAACAGACTTGGTATAGGTTTATGCATAGGAAGCTTGGCTCAGTAATGGAATACAAAGTAAGTAAAACAATTACTAAAACTGGCATTGCCGGTACCTTAAACGGGGCTGTTAGCTTTGAAAGCAAACCAGGCATGGCGTTGAACAACAAACGCGTAACCAGGAAAAGAAGCCAGCAAGTACCTGCAAATAAAAGTACTGACGGAAACCTCAACCCAAACGCATTAAGCCCAAAGAGTTGAGTGCTCAGACGGCCTATCCAAAAAAACAGTGGTGGCTGATCAAAATAACTTAACTCGAACTTTACAGCACCTCTGAAATAATAAGACTCACCTATACCCAGTCCAGTATAAGCAGCAATGAATAACCGAACGATAAAAAAATAACAATTAAAACAAGTGTATTCGCGTAAGCATTGCTCTCGGTTAGCTTTTTCATTTATACCAAAATTTTTGATGAAAATCAAAGTGCTGAAATGAGTAAGCGAGCTATGTATAGACGTATCGGCGGTGAAAAAAGTTAGCGAACGCTAAAAACGGAAAAATATGTAAAGTGCCGGCAAATGATTTATCCACTTTGATGGTGGCGAAGTTACAAATTATTGGATAATGCAAGTTAATTGTCGATTAATACGGCATAAATTTTTGAATACATGTTACACTATTACAGCAGTTTCACAAATGTAAGTAGGAACTATGCCGGTGGCATTAATACTGGTAGCCGCTTCATCTGGTAGGGTATTACCTGAGTACACTAACACGGTATCTACGCCAAATTTATTGCCACCTAAAATGTCGGTGTGCAGTGTATCACCCACCATTACTATGTCTTTTTTACTAATGTTGCTTTTTTCACGAACCAA
Protein-coding sequences here:
- a CDS encoding glucoamylase family protein, producing MKYIGISLFLLAIALSTGTALGQSTKAITSKKKLTDEQLLNLVERQTFQYFWDGAEPNSGLARERYHADGDYPLNDKNVVATGAAGFGVMAIIAAIDRHYITRQAGFQRLQKAISFLEKADRFHGAWPHWMYGETGKVKPFGANDDGGDLVETAYLAQGLLCVRQYFRNGNTAEKQLATRIDKLWKEIDWNWYRNGDKNVLYWHWSPRVGWKMNFAVTGYNECLIMYIMAASSPTHGVPAQVYHEGWARKGGIDTNIKVYGYPIRLKHNGSPGNVGPLFWAQYSYLGLSPKGLTDRYANYWMENQNHTLIHRAYCIDNPKRFKGYGADCWGLTASYSVNGYAGHSPTEDLGVISPTAALASYPYTPAYSLKMMRHLYEDLGDKVWGKYGFYDAFSETANWYPKRYLGIDQGPIAVMIENGRSGLLWNLFMSCPEIKTGLKKLDFKSPYLK
- a CDS encoding RagB/SusD family nutrient uptake outer membrane protein, yielding MKTLYKATAIATFTTLLLSTGYSCKDSLDINPQAQITEEQIISDPNVATNLVTGIYNIFFAGDAFGNDVRGFQFTILGDIASDDADKGSTPQDYGDANAIDQLQANGNNGVVNNIWKGYYQAIARANQALSQLQNAQFDATTKNRLIGEARFLRGMFYFNLVRIFGGVPLLNRVPAASEVNLPQFQTRAAAADIYKFVIDDLTFAANNLPVIANNSADVGRASKGAAQALLAKVYLYNKDYQNAYNTSQAVITDGTYGLLNDFTQLFRQSGNNSRESIFEIQAGQNLACNAAIDRFTVAQGPRAGGKNGWVDRGYGFNNPSVSLANEYEPNDVRKNATIITINPSNGANSVGTILYDGFRVPTQDSVQNQRYNYKAYYSREAEPNCGNPDRLPKHVMVIRYAEVLLIHAEAASQIGQGGAARTDINALRRRAKVAELTGIPTLQQIWHERRVELAMEQDRFFDLVRQDAVQPGRAAAAFTADGKTWNATRAVFPIPQQQIDLSGGNLKQNPGY
- a CDS encoding TonB-dependent receptor, producing the protein MKKTFTRIILLVVFCFSAFSVLAQSITVTGTVTDSVDKSPLPGVTVKVNGSTAGTQTDVNGRFSVSAAPNATLQFTYIGYMTRSVSVNGQSTLNIMLSSSTRNLEQVVVVGYGTQRRRDVTGAVGNVGGAELAKQPVQTPAQALQGKVAGVQVIGSGQPNSQPQLRIRGTGSVLGGANPLYVVDGVLTDDVRNINNNDIISIDVLKDASAAIYGVRAANGVVIITTRKGKNGPPVVRYDANAGFRELSNRVQMANREQYVSYLRDANPTILTSDAAPLTTPGSTDWYNEVLKKGLQMSHNLSLSGGSEKTTYFFSVGTFTDNGLVKTNAFNRYTFRSNIDVKITDNLTFGTQLSLTRSKERPVPLEGVYSNVYRAAPVIPAIDDNGRYGNTSLWGNLGNPLLSLNKTNNQTINNRVQGNIYLEYKPIKSITLRTALNADTYWNKLRNYNYRFAADQNTFTVAGGQQFNPYSTLLVQNDESFRTIWDNTITWQQTFGKHNFTVLGGYTQEYIRTELLSGTRRDVPESQDLWYLDVGNPEVGATYANNGTLFKRLSYLGRVNYSYAGKYLFSASFRADGSSRFSEKFGYFPTVSAGWVLSEEGFLKSSNLISHLKLRGSWGQLGNDNISQGLFVTTATPNLPYFFNNGLSLGTAIQDIKDPNLKWERTDQWDIGLEYGLFKNKLTGEIDYYSKKVRDALTNVSIPGILGDPDAIYVTNAASYQNTGIEFSAKWSDKIGKLGYNIGGNINYNKNKVIGLNGGQALVGGGIGNQGSITRTDNNQPIASFYVLQQTGIFQNQSEVNAAPAYNLNGYGKSVGGMMFADLSGPNGVPDGVVDTYDRTYVGSYQPKFYGGFNVGLDYQNWDLSADFYGNWGNKIYNGRKAFRANPSDNVQADYVQNRWTPSNPSSVNPQVIAQNLPASTYFVESGAFLRLNNLTLGYTLPADVLKRFKLNRVRIYATSQNLFTAKRYTGFTPEILTTDVLNSGIDLNGYPTTRTFSFGLNVEF
- a CDS encoding triple tyrosine motif-containing protein, producing MVANSQGQVWDLSLLDGQLFCGHNNGTFKVVGDRIERISAMNGGWTIKRLNSNPNFLIQGTYNGLALYNKNAAGKWVLKGAIAGFDEPSRHVEQDSKGDIWVSNAYKGLSKLTLSTDYKKVIAKRAFDEKNGLPGDYNINVFNLENKIVFSSSSGFYTYDELSNRFSKYVVLNKKLGSFATSNKIINAGAHKYWFINHGKMALVDFSQPGKLPIDNTRFSVLDGRMVQSYENISRISNSVYLISVDDGFVIYDAAGDDAKNVSSKLPAVLIRRIDDITDRYKTLSENGSTGALLKVTNNRNNLRIAYALPYYRQAHVRFQYFLEGYSKQWSDWSAATQKDFTNLATGSYIFKVRARINHAVMSPVSRFDFEVLPPWYASKWAYILYMLLIGVLVLISKKLYRRKLAKDHQRIAKQMQREQDEKLKVEAEATEREIHRLQTEKLQSELNAKNRELSNSALSVAYKNELLQKLSDELAKLKDENGKRLPTDQINKVQKVINDGMNDERDWNLFEKSFNEAHENFFKKLKAQHPELVPNDVKLCAYLRMNMSSKELSSLLNITLRGVEIRRYRLRKKLNIPHDKNLVEFLMEL
- a CDS encoding glycosyltransferase family 39 protein; translation: MIFIKNFGINEKANREQCLREYTCFNCYFFIVRLFIAAYTGLGIGESYYFRGAVKFELSYFDQPPLFFWIGRLSTQLFGLNAFGLRFPSVLLFAGTCWLLFLVTRLLFNAMPGLLSKLTAPFKVPAMPVLVIVLLTLYSITEPSFLCINLYQVCL